The Miscanthus floridulus cultivar M001 chromosome 7, ASM1932011v1, whole genome shotgun sequence genome includes a region encoding these proteins:
- the LOC136463589 gene encoding monooxygenase 1-like, with translation MRHPLIRAPAATYCNQGDYMEESHDIVIVGGGICGLATTLALHRKGIASLVLEKSETLRVDGGSIGVHVNGWRVLEQLGIAAELRETANLVTAFHDVWQEEEKSTLTPVRKELRWLKRKDLLETMAKNIPVGAIRLGCHITAIHPSDPGAVLTTPGGSIIRAKVLIGCDGSNSVVAKYLGMSPAKSATRTFLRGFTRYPHGHPFGDHFLRLRGKRFFVGRSPITDTLVSFFVACHIPSTGVTRHSVLQTLQGQQCPAEIVEMVQNSDSESLNVITRVWYRPPWQVAFASFQKGTVTVAGDAMHAMGSYIGQGGSAALEDALVLARSLARAAAGSGGGRADEPCEKMMIGAATTAIGEYIRERRLRVARLSLEAFVMGELLRAKSLATKLAFLAILALLGTKALS, from the exons ATGCGGCATCCTCTAATCCGGGCACCAGCAGCAACTTACTGTAATCAAGGAGACTACATGGAGGAATCCCATGACATCGTCATCGTTGGTGGTGGCATCTGCGGCCTCGCCACCACTCTTGCACTCCACCG GAAAGGGATTGCGAGCCTTGTGTTGGAGAAGTCGGAGACTTTGAGAGTAGATGGCGGCTCCATTGGTGTCCACGTCAATGGATGGCGTGTTCTGGAGCAACTCGGGATTGCTGCAGAGCTCCGGGAGACTGCCAACCTTGTCACCGC GTTTCACGACGTGTGGCAGGAAGAAGAGAAGAGCACCCTGACACCCGTCAG AAAGGAGCTCCGATGGTTAAAGAGGAAGGATCTACTTGAGACAATGGCCAAGAACATACCTGTAGGAGCGATCCGTTTGGGTTGCCACATCACAGCGATCCATCCATCAGATCCCGGCGCGGTCCTTACCACACCGGGTGGCAGTATTATCAGGGCCAAG GTGTTGATTGGCTGTGACGGCTCCAACTCAGTGGTGGCAAAGTATTTAGGCATGTCTCCGGCAAAATCAGCCACTCGCACGTTTCTGCGTGGATTCACAAGGTATCCGCACGGGCATCCCTTCGGAGACCATTTCCTGCGTCTACGGGGCAAGCGTTTCTTCGTTGGACGCTCGCCCATCACCGACACTCTCGTCAGTTTCTTTGTAGCCTGTCACATCCCTTCTACAG GTGTCACCAGGCATTCCGTGCTACAGACGCTGCAAGGCCAGCAGTGCCCCGCCGAGATCGTCGAGATGGTCCAGAACTCCGACTCCGAGTCGCTGAACGTGATCACCAGGGTGTGGTACCGGCCGCCATGGCAGGTCGCGTTCGCCAGCTTCCAGAAGGGTACCGTGACGGTCGCCGGCGACGCGATGCACGCTATGGGGTCGTACATCGGTCAAGGAGGCTCGGCGGCGCTGGAGGACGCCCTCGTGCTCGCCCGGTCGCTAGCGCGAGCCGCCGCTGGGAGTGGCGGCGGCCGTGCTGATGAGCCGTGCGAGAAGATGATGATCGGTGCGGCGACGACGGCAATTGGGGAGTACATTAGGGAGAGGAGGCTGAGGGTGGCGAGGCTTTCGTTGGAGGCCTTCGTCATGGGGGAACTACTGCGAGCCAAGTCGCTGGCCACGAAGCTCGCCTTCTTGGCCATCCTGGCTCTCCTGGGCACCAAGGCACTCAGCTAA